Within the Veillonellales bacterium genome, the region AATAAGTGTATAATAGATTCAGAATATGAATACAGAATACAAAATACCCTGTAAGGGAGGAAAAAATGGATTTAGTTGCAAAAATTAAAGAATTGACAAAAAATTTAGAACAAACAGCCATCGCTAGGCGTCGCGATTTTCACCGTTACGCCGAAACAGGCTGGACAGAATTTCGGACAGCCTCGCTTGTAGCTGATGAATTAAACCGGCTTGGCTATCAGGTTGCAAGTGGTGATGAAGTAATTGATGGCGCTCAAATGATGGGTGTACCAAGTGCCGCTGATTTGGAATTACATAAAAAGCGTGCCCTGGAACAGGGAGGAAAAGCGGCCTGGATTGCCAAAATGGAAGGCGGCAAAACAGGAATCGTTGGCATTTTGCAATTTGCCAACCCAGGTCCCACGGTAGCTCTGCGGTTTGATTTGGATGCAAATGACGTCTCAGAGTCAACAGCCAAGGAGCACCGGCCGAATCAGGCACAGTTTGCCTCTGTCAACAACGGCGCGATGCATGCCTGCGGTCATGACGGACATATGGCCGTTGGGCTGGCAGTGGCCTGCATCCTGTCGCAATTGAAAGAGAATCTAAGCGGCAGAATAAAGCTGATCTTTCAGCCGGCCGAGGAAGGAGTACGCGGCGCTAAGGCCATGGTGGCAAAAGGCATCGTGGATGATGTCGATTATTTATTGGGCATGCATTTCGGTCTTCAGCTGCGTAAAACGGGACAAGCGGCCTGCAACGTAACCGGGTTTCTGGCTACAAGCAAATATGACGCCATGTTTACGGGACTTCCGGCCCATGCCGGCGCAGCGCCGGAAGCGGGACGCAATGCGTTGCTGGCAGCGGCGGCAGCGGCTCTCAATCTGCATGCCATACCGAGGCACAGCGAGGGAATTTCCCGCATTAATGTAGGAATCATGCAAGCCGGTACCGGACGCAATGTCATTGCCCCCAATGCGGTGATTAAACTGGAAACACGGGGCGCAACGAGCAGGATCAACCAGTTTATGGCCGACGAAGCCTCACGAATTATTCACAGCGCTGCTGCCATGTACGGGGTGGATGTTGCGACCAAAGAAGTGGGCGGAGCCGCCGGCTGCAACAGTTCGTCAGCCTTGGCTGAAAAACTGGTTAAACTAGCGAAAGAGGCAACTATCTTCGATGAAATCGTACCAGAATGTCATTTTGGCGCCAGCGAAGACTGCTCTTATTTCATGGAAAGAGTCCAGGAGCATGGCGGACAAGCCGCTTATATACTAGTCGGTGCGGACTTGGCAGCAGGTCATCATGATTCCTTGTTCGATTTCGACGAACAGGCGTTAAGCAAGGCGATCCGCTTTTTAAGTACTGCAGCGGCCGAGCTTTTATCGCCCGGCAACGTAGAACAGAACAAATAACAGAGCGAGAAGTTAATTTGATATATTTAAAAAAGGGAGACGAGATATTATGCGGTTAGAACATGATTTTTTAGGAGAAATGGAAGTTCCTGATGATGCGTATTACGGGGTGCAGACACTGCGTGCCATAGAAAATTTCAAGATCACACGCCAAAAGCTGGACCCAGAGTTCATCATTTCCATTGCTATGGTAAAAAAGGCGGCCGCCAAGGCCAATATGAGTACCGGACGGATGGATCAAACCATTGGAAAGGCTCTGGTTGCTGCGGCGGAAGAAGTAATCGGCGGCAAGCTGCAAGACCAATTTCTTGTCGACCCCATTCAGGGAGGCGCGGGTACCTCAGTCAACATGAACATGAATGAAGTGCTGTCCAATCGTGCTTTGGAACTGCTGGGGGATAAAAAAGGCAATTATACCCATGTTTCACCTAATAATCACGCCAATATGGCTCAGTCAACCAATGATTCTTTTCCAACCGGCATCCGGGTTTGCGCCCTTCGCAAAGGCCGGATTCTGATTCAGGCATTACGCAATTTGGCGCAGGCTTTGGATGAAAAAGGCGTAGAGTTCAAAAAAGTCCTCAAAATGGGCCGCACCCATCTGCAGGACGCCGTGCCTATTACCATGGGACAAGAGTTTGCCGCTTATGCTTCAGCGGTTCGGCGGGGCGCCCAGCGTATTGAGGATGTTCTGGAGCATTTACACACCATCAACATGGGAGCGACTGCCGTGGGCACCGGTTTGAATGCGGAACCGGAGTATATCCGTGAAGTTGCCAGACAATTGTCGGAAATTACGCAGGAACCGTTTGCGACCGCCGATAATTTGGTGGATGCAACGAACAATACCGATCTGTTTGCCGAGGTATCGGCGGCGTTGAAGGTGACCGCCCTGGCATTGATTAAGATGGCCAATGATTTCCGCCTGATGGCGTCAGGTCCGCGCTGCGGCCTGAATGAATTGGCTCTGCCGCCCCGTCAGCCGGGATCTTCAATTATGCCGGGAAAAGTAAATCCGGTTATTCCTGAAGTACTCGATCAGACCTGCTATCAGGTAATCGGCAATGATTTGGCCGTTACGCTGGGAGTTGAAAACGGGCAGTTGGAATTAAATGTCATGGAACCGGTAATCGCATTTAATCTGTTTAATTCGCTTACTTATTTGACCAATGCCGTGAACACCTTCAATCAGCTCTGCGTGCAGAAAGTGCAGGCAAAAAAAGAACAATGCGACAGCTGGCTGGAAGGAAGCGTAGGCATTGTCACGGCTCTGCTGCCCCACATTGGCTATGAAAAATCATCCATGGTGGCCAAAGAAGCTTATAACAGCGGCCGGCCGGTACGGGAAATCATATTGAACCACAAACTGCTGACTAAAGAAGCGATGGATATTATCCTGTCGCCGGAAGAGATGACGAAGCCCGGCATTGCCGGAAAGCAATTGCTTACTAAATAATATGTAAATTAAATTGGAATACGAGCATCCCAAGATGCAAAGCCTCCTGCAGGACATTGTCCTTTGCGGAGGCTTTTTTTTAGTACACTCAATCCGAGTCATTCTTTAAATTTTCACGCGAAGGTAAGATTACTGTAAAAATACTTCCCTTTCCTACTGCGCTTTGGACCTGTATGACCCCGCCGTGTGTCTCAACAATCCATTGGGCTATTGCCAGACCCAATCCCGTACCGCCGGCTGTCCGCGAACGAATTTTATCCACACGATAAAAACGTTTGAAAATTGCTGCCTGATATTCTGGGGCAATGCCAATGCCGGTATCTTGTACAATAATTTTCCATTCTTGATTTTTGCCGGCTGCTGATTCCAGTTTCACTTTTACTTCACCGTTCGTAGGGGTATATTTGATGGCATTGTCGATAAGAATGAACAATAATTGACTAATTCTTGCGCGATCAGCATAAACCTCCAGCTGCTCCGGCGCCGCCAATGCCACTCGAATGTTCTTCGCCTGTGCCAATGTCTGCAGTGAACGAATCACCGGCTCTGCGACTAATTTGATATCAAAATTCTCTTTTAATAGCTCAAGCACCCCTGCATCGGCTCGAGCCAAGGTCAAGAGATCCGTTGTAATTTTAGACATTTTGCAAATTTCGTCTTTCATATCCTGAAGAACCTGGCGTGAAAAGGCGGAAATTTTATTATCATCATCTCTTTGTACTGCATCTACCGATGCAAGCAACACACTCAACGGCGTCCGAAGTTCGTGCGAAGCATCTGCCACAAACTCTTTTTGCCGAAAAAAAGACTGATTAATGGGAATCATGGCCCGTCCTGCCATAAAATGGCCTGCCATGGAAGCGGTAAGTAAGCACAATAAACTTCCCATAATCAGTGCAAGCAGTACATTTTTTAAAACGTGATAATAGTCAGTAACATCTCTTCCCAGATAGGCCGTTCCTACCCACTGCGAGTCAAATCTAATTTGCCGCTGAATCATCATAAAAACAGTCGTTTCCCCACCCGGCAGAGTAATCCAGTTTATATTAACTTTTCCTTCCGGAGTATCCCAGTGCTGGATTGCGTCGAAAACATAGTCTCTTTGTATGGCGCTTGCTTTTTCTTCATTTACCAAAACCCCATTGCTATCTAAAATATAACAAAAAATACTATTATGGATTGACTCATGTTCATCAAGAGTCAAACTACCCTTAAGCTTATAAATCGCTAATCGTTCGTCCAATTCTTCCTGTGATACCAACCGAATTTCCTGTTTCAGCTCATAGGCGATTGTCCAGACTAATCCGGCAAAACTAACTGCTACAAAGGTTACGATCAGTACAAACATAATGATCGTATACAGCAATGTCAGACGGTTGCGGATTTTTTTAAACATGAAGAACCTCCAGCTTATAGCCGATTCCCCTGACATTGTGGATGAGAACATTCTTACCGAGAAGGCCGATTTTTTTGCGGAGTAAGCGTATATAAGCTTCCAAATTATTCGGCGTAACTTCTGTTTCTAACCCCCACACCCGATCCAACAATATCTCCCGTGACAGTACCCGGCCCATATTTTGGACTAAAAGCTCCAGCAATTGAAATTCCCGGGATGTTAATTGAATCTCCCGTTCTCCCTGACGGGCCGTGTGCGTGGCGCGATCAAGAATGAGATTGCCGGCCTGAATCATTTCTTCTTTAATCTGCAGTCCGCCCCGGCGGGACAAGGCGCGAATGCGCGCCATAAGCTCAGCGAATTCAAAGGGTTTAACTATATAATCATCTGCTCCGGTATCTAACCCCAGTACACGATCTTCCAGGGCATCCCGCGCTGTTAACATGATAATCTTCCCCTGATATTCCTGTCGGCGTAAATAACCGCAAACATTAATACCGGATTCTCCCGGCATCATCCAATCCATGATGATTATATCATAAGGTGAATCCATCGCAGATTCAATAGCAGCATCTCCCCGCTGAACCCAATCCACTTGCATATTTTCCTTTTCAAGCATATGTGCAATCAGCCTGCCAAGTCTAACATCATCTTCAGCCAGAAGAATCCGCATCAGCATCCCCTCCAACTAGTATACACCGTCAGGGAGTGCATACTTGCTTCTATGCACATCATACCATAAC harbors:
- a CDS encoding ATP-binding protein, with translation MFKKIRNRLTLLYTIIMFVLIVTFVAVSFAGLVWTIAYELKQEIRLVSQEELDERLAIYKLKGSLTLDEHESIHNSIFCYILDSNGVLVNEEKASAIQRDYVFDAIQHWDTPEGKVNINWITLPGGETTVFMMIQRQIRFDSQWVGTAYLGRDVTDYYHVLKNVLLALIMGSLLCLLTASMAGHFMAGRAMIPINQSFFRQKEFVADASHELRTPLSVLLASVDAVQRDDDNKISAFSRQVLQDMKDEICKMSKITTDLLTLARADAGVLELLKENFDIKLVAEPVIRSLQTLAQAKNIRVALAAPEQLEVYADRARISQLLFILIDNAIKYTPTNGEVKVKLESAAGKNQEWKIIVQDTGIGIAPEYQAAIFKRFYRVDKIRSRTAGGTGLGLAIAQWIVETHGGVIQVQSAVGKGSIFTVILPSRENLKNDSD
- a CDS encoding response regulator transcription factor encodes the protein MRILLAEDDVRLGRLIAHMLEKENMQVDWVQRGDAAIESAMDSPYDIIIMDWMMPGESGINVCGYLRRQEYQGKIIMLTARDALEDRVLGLDTGADDYIVKPFEFAELMARIRALSRRGGLQIKEEMIQAGNLILDRATHTARQGEREIQLTSREFQLLELLVQNMGRVLSREILLDRVWGLETEVTPNNLEAYIRLLRKKIGLLGKNVLIHNVRGIGYKLEVLHV
- a CDS encoding aspartate ammonia-lyase is translated as MRLEHDFLGEMEVPDDAYYGVQTLRAIENFKITRQKLDPEFIISIAMVKKAAAKANMSTGRMDQTIGKALVAAAEEVIGGKLQDQFLVDPIQGGAGTSVNMNMNEVLSNRALELLGDKKGNYTHVSPNNHANMAQSTNDSFPTGIRVCALRKGRILIQALRNLAQALDEKGVEFKKVLKMGRTHLQDAVPITMGQEFAAYASAVRRGAQRIEDVLEHLHTINMGATAVGTGLNAEPEYIREVARQLSEITQEPFATADNLVDATNNTDLFAEVSAALKVTALALIKMANDFRLMASGPRCGLNELALPPRQPGSSIMPGKVNPVIPEVLDQTCYQVIGNDLAVTLGVENGQLELNVMEPVIAFNLFNSLTYLTNAVNTFNQLCVQKVQAKKEQCDSWLEGSVGIVTALLPHIGYEKSSMVAKEAYNSGRPVREIILNHKLLTKEAMDIILSPEEMTKPGIAGKQLLTK
- a CDS encoding amidohydrolase, coding for MDLVAKIKELTKNLEQTAIARRRDFHRYAETGWTEFRTASLVADELNRLGYQVASGDEVIDGAQMMGVPSAADLELHKKRALEQGGKAAWIAKMEGGKTGIVGILQFANPGPTVALRFDLDANDVSESTAKEHRPNQAQFASVNNGAMHACGHDGHMAVGLAVACILSQLKENLSGRIKLIFQPAEEGVRGAKAMVAKGIVDDVDYLLGMHFGLQLRKTGQAACNVTGFLATSKYDAMFTGLPAHAGAAPEAGRNALLAAAAAALNLHAIPRHSEGISRINVGIMQAGTGRNVIAPNAVIKLETRGATSRINQFMADEASRIIHSAAAMYGVDVATKEVGGAAGCNSSSALAEKLVKLAKEATIFDEIVPECHFGASEDCSYFMERVQEHGGQAAYILVGADLAAGHHDSLFDFDEQALSKAIRFLSTAAAELLSPGNVEQNK